In the Triplophysa dalaica isolate WHDGS20190420 chromosome 8, ASM1584641v1, whole genome shotgun sequence genome, tattcaatcaataaaacacaaacatcctGCTGAATGTGTGTAGAGGTTTTTTACTTAATTGAAGCAAAGACAAATAGAAAgtagtttctttttttcaatATAAGTACACTGTTAATGAAGCACTTCTATAGAACTGATACAAACCCAATTTATTGAAAGCTGATCTTAAAAATGATTGTTCCTTGAATGCCCACTATATTCTCAGTATAGCTATTGCTGTCATTCTGATATGATTTTGCACCATGCCTGTTACATGATGTACAGATTATGTTTCAAAGAACTGTAAACATTATGTAATTAATATGTAatcatgtatgtttatgtataaaAGAGTAAAATTATTCCACctaaaattttaaaaacaaaaaaagcagtGGTTGTGAAATTGATTATGATGTTACAGAAATGAGAGGGTAAATAGGAAGGAAGcacattttattcatgttaaaGCTGCTGTGTGTAAATTGTTTTGGAGgacttttatttaataactaagaaaatgctttttattgggGGATGGTGGAAAATGACTGATAGCCAGACAGCAACATATCAGGTATGTATACAATCTAGTCCATTTCTCCTTTACTGGAACTAGATAAAACTGGTTTCTTGGGTGTAGCGACTTTTGCTTTCAAAGTGACATCCGGCTCTCTCTGAGCAGGGTATAAAATGCCTTTTGTTTTCTCACTGCAGGACTTTCTGTATGTCAGATCAAAGACAATTCTCAGACTCGATTCTCATTTTAGCCTATCCTGAAATAATTTTCCAGAACAACTATATAGATCTAAATTCTATTAGTTCTTAGTTTCTTTAAATAGCTAAAGGAACAGCTCATCCTGACGGTGACCTTAAACTTGAAATTGATTCAATGTCTAAAACTGAGACTCATAATTCTGTGTACACTGTACAGAAATTTCAGATATAATTTGGACCCTGTACAAGCACGCAGAAGTCTGCATGATTTTCTGAGCTTCTACAAAAGACAAGGTAAGGCAATGCTACAATGACACCGTTAAATTAGAACActtgtttaaacaataaaacaaatactgaatgtttactgtTGTCAAAATGATAGTGGCACTTTCTTTAAAGAAGCTAGCGCAAGGTGTTTGGAGAGGTCACATGTTTGCTCTGCATGCTTTGATTGGACGAATGATTATTCTCTTtaacaatgacagaaaaaaattataaaatatttcagcagCGGCAGATGGGGGGGAAATAGGGCAGTAAAGGTACCATAACAGCACTTACAGTATATGAGTAAATTACGTATAAAAgtgattaattaaaaaacaatttcttaGGAAAGTAAGAGTATTTGTAATTCGTTACTTTACACCTCTGCGCCCTTCATCATTCAATACGATCACCAAATGCTTTGAGACATCAGATCGTCGCTCAAATTTTAGAATTATTTCCCCCACATGAACTTTAAGTGTTGGGCGTACTGCAGCAGACAACTAGCAACTGTCTTTTGGCCTTGTGCTGATACAATGTTCTTAATAAAAGTCTTGATATTGTTCTGTTTTAGTACATCAGagtatgaaataaaacatgtgttGGTTGTATTCAGAGTCTAACAAAACCTGAATTAAGAATGTTGACgcaaagtttgtttgttttattatagtcAGACCTGAAAAGAACATCCTTGGTTGAGAAGCTTTAAGAAGTAATAACACCAGATTTACAAGCCAAGGGGGATTTCTTTCTAACCTGTGTTCCTTTGTTGCATCAAGATGAATTGTTTTAGGCGATCTTCTTTACGAGATGAAAACTCATCTGATatttctgaagacatagttgaGGAATTGCTATACTATGTTAGTGGGCTTAAGTCCATTAAAGAAGTTAAAGCAAAGATTGAAAAGAATTGTGGCATTAAGAAGAAAGTTACCTGGTCAGTTGAAGATATCAAACAAGCTTGGAGAGAATCAGAACTGATAACTtcaagcaaaagaaaaaactggTCTTGTGTGATAGTATTGGAGGAGTTAAAAAGAAGGGTGCTTGATGACAAGAATAATAAAAGAAAGGAAGCAGAGCCTGATCTGAAGGTAAATGAAGATATGCAAGCTTTTGGAACTGcacagagaaaagaaaacacaggTAGCCGGTTATTCGTAAGTAACACTGAACTGAAGATGATGGGTGATGCCTCGCAAGAAGCTGAACACTTGCAAAACACATTGATCACTGAGGAGAAGATTGAACAAAATTTCTGTAAACAACCACAGTACATACGGATCCCATTCTCAGACATGTCAGAAGAAAACCCAGAAAAGGGTGAAATAGTATCTACCAACACCCcctataaattaataaatggtTATCCTTCAGAAAATGAGATAaggaaaagaaagtcatatgtaATGTCCtacaacaatgtcacaaataaTGCTGATTGGGTTTATGAGATATTTAACGCGAGCACTTTAGCTGACAATTGTGAAAAAGAGTTAAAGTTAGGTGATACAAATTATCACAAAGGTCATCTTGCTGCTGCTGCCAATCATAAGTGGTGTCTTGAAGCCTTAAATGATGCTTCTTTGTTTAGCAACAAGGCACCGCAGCAAAAAAACTTAAACCAAAGCACTTGTAAAAAGTTGGAGAATAATTGTCGAGAAATAGCTAAATACGAAACAGTTCGTAACCTCCATGTGTACACTGGACCACTTTATCCTGAAGAACTAACCATGAAGGGAGTGAAAGCTTTGCCAAGTCACTTCTTTAAGGTGATAATTGTCGAGGATCATAATGGGACAGTAATACAGCCATTTTGCTTTCTGGTTCCCAATGAACAACCAACATCTGATAATTGTTATGTAAATCAATGTTCAATTGAACACATTGAGCATCACTCTGGTTTGATCTTCATATGCACCCCTCTTGGAGTAACACAGGACAGGATTAAAACTATAAAGTGGCAGGGAAAGAACGAAGCTGGAGAGATATGTTATGCTGATATAAAAGTCAGAATAAGCTCATAACTGATGCTGATAATAAGATGATTACTTGTATCAATGATTGTCTCAGTTTGATGTGTGCGTAGTTCAGTAAATGACTGTGTAACCTTGAGAATGTTTGATCTTCacttaaataagaaaaataagtttgtttGATAAGCGTACAGTTGTATCAATATTAGGTAATAATCCCATGCTGCATGTACAACAATCAAAAATGCCTTCTCATGCTTTCAAAATGGCtctcatgatcttaaaaacATATCGGTATAAATGATTACACAGTAGTTTCAGGTTGACACAATCCTAACAGTATTTTCTTAAACTCATCCCGTTTGGAAACATTTTCAAGTTCAGGAGGAAATGTAGTGTTTGTTTAACACTGATATCTggggtctcatttataaaacgtgCACATGCAGATTATCACAGAGAGTGCATATGCAAAACCCCACAGcaacattcatatttataaaacgaTCCTTGATGTGGAAAATAGATTTGAGCCATAAGGGTCTGAATGGACGTACACACATTTGCTTGTCTGAGTGCAGCCTGTTTTTGGAATATGAGCCATTCTTGCTGCTCATAAAGTATTTGGACTTTTACAGGCGCTAGCTTTAATGTGTCAATGACATTAATTAGCAGGTAGAAATATCTGACTTAAAACCATTTTTGAGCTGGTGAACATACTTGTGTTATAAAATGTTTGGCCACCACTGTAAAAGtgcaaatcaatatttttaattgtagtGTTTATCTGTTTCTTCTATTTGTTGACATTGATTTTAACTGTGCTATAATCCTgtgctttataaaatgttaattttgaaaGGGGTCATGGTGTTGCAAGTTTAATGGTTTACAATTTAGTTAACTTGGTGGTACATTACATTAGTGCCCGCCCCCCTTTTTAGTAATGCTAGAAAACATAAAATGCATCATGTGACCCCTTCagttattttaatacaattttaaatatttactttttactttaaatttctatattttttattggatCAGGAGCCATGTGCATAAAGCTGTATAAGTGTGATTCATAAAAGGTTCCTAAGGCTAAGCTCCTTAAACATTTCAGTGCTGGAAAGTTAACATGTTATATATTGAGGTTATATGATGACAAAGAGTTGATGAAACTGTACAAAAGTTAACTGGGTGTACAAGGTAGTTGAGAAAAACCGAAAGTATATGGAACATATTTCATCATCCTTAGTTTTgtaaaagtataattttttagTGCTTGTACTTGTcacaattttcttttatatttttttaatgtatcaGTACAGTGAGGGGGAAGGTCAACAAACATCTTTTCTTGTGACTGCCGAAAAGCAGCAATTAAAGATCCTGATTCTTCTACCATGTTTatgctttaaaacatgttttcaatcAATAAAATCCAAACATCGTGCTAATAAGtgtgaacatttttttatcttaatacTTTATTAAACTTAAGACAAATGGAAAATagttcatttttacaataaaagtaCACTGTTAAGAAGCACTTCTATAGAAATCGTACAAACTTAATTTGTTGAAAACATTTAGCTGACTGAGCCAAAAGGTTCTGAACAAACAAGAGT is a window encoding:
- the LOC130427102 gene encoding endonuclease G, mitochondrial-like encodes the protein MMGDASQEAEHLQNTLITEEKIEQNFCKQPQYIRIPFSDMSEENPEKGEIVSTNTPYKLINGYPSENEIRKRKSYVMSYNNVTNNADWVYEIFNASTLADNCEKELKLGDTNYHKGHLAAAANHKWCLEALNDASLFSNKAPQQKNLNQSTCKKLENNCREIAKYETVRNLHVYTGPLYPEELTMKGVKALPSHFFKVIIVEDHNGTVIQPFCFLVPNEQPTSDNCYVNQCSIEHIEHHSGLIFICTPLGVTQDRIKTIKWQGKNEAGEICYADIKVRISS